The following coding sequences lie in one Mycobacterium sp. Z3061 genomic window:
- a CDS encoding ATP-dependent helicase — protein sequence MSSFSPAPGLTRFSAITRDWFASTFAAPTTAQAQAWTAIANGDNTLVIAPTGSGKTLAAFLWALDSLAAAPDRPRGTRVLYVSPLKALAVDVERNLRTPLAGLTRLAQARSLPAPEIGVGVRSGDTPPALRRQLINSPPDVLITTPESLFLMLTSAARETLAGVQTVIVDEIHAIAATKRGAHLALSLERLDELREGRGAQRIGLSATVRPPEELARFLSGQSPTTIVAPPSAKTVELSVQVPVPDMANLANNSIWPDVEARLVDLIESHNSTIVFANSRRLAERLTARLNEIHAERAGVELPTGGNTQVAGGAPAYVMGSGQSFGAPTLLARAHHGSVSKEQRAIVEEDLKSGQLKAVVATSSLELGIDMGAVDLVIQVEAPPSVASGLQRIGRAGHQVGEVSRGVLFPKHRTDLIGCAVSVQRMLTGQIETMRVPANPLDILAQHTVAAAALEPLDADRWFDTVRRSAPFATLPRSVFEATLDLLSGKYPSTDFAELRPRLVYDRDSGTLTARPGAQRLAVTSGGAIPDRGLFTVYLATDSEKPSRVGELDEEMVYESRPGDVISLGATSWRIVEITHDRVLVVPAPGQPARLPFWRGDDAGRPAELGAALGALTGELAALTRDEFDKRCAGWGFDEYARDNLWGLLDEQRTATQVVPTDMTLLVERFRDELGDWRVVLHSPYGLQVHGPLALAVGRRLRERYGLDEKPTASDDGIVVRLPDTGFSTDGDSPPGAELFVFDPDEIDPIVTAEVGESALFASRFRESAARALLLPRRHPGRRSPLWQQRQRAAQLLAVARKYPDFPIVLETIRECLQDVYDVPTLTNLMAQIGQRKVRVVEVETPRPSPFAASLLFGYVGAFMYEGDVPLAERRAAALSLDSSLLAELLGRVELRELLDPDVIAGTGRQLQHLSSDRAARDAEGVADLLRLLGPLTEEEVAARASAADVGGWLEGLRATRRALTVSFAGRSWWVAVEDIGRLRDGVGAAVPVGLPAAFTESVADPLGELLGRYARTHTPFTTAEAAGRFGLGLRVTADVLGRLAADGRLVRGEFVAAPTGGAGSEQWCDADVLRILRRRSLAALRAQVEPVSTAAYGRFLPAWHQVGTSETGVDRLAAVIDQLAGVRIPASALEPLVLAPRVRDYSPAMLDELLATGEVTWSGAGSISGSDGWVALHVTASGADSLPLTLAPAAEIEFTVVHRGILDALSGGGAYFFRQLAGAGGSEAELKAALWELVWAGWVTGDTFAPVRALLGGSTGARKRSAPAHRSQRAPRLSRYSVAHAQVRSADPTVAGRWSALPAPEPDSTLRAHFQAELLLNRHGVLTKGAVAAEGVPGGFATLYKVLSGFEDAGRCQRGYFVESLGGAQFAVASTVDRLRSYLDGIDPQRPDYRAVVLAATDPANPYGAALPWPSSQAEGSARPGRKAGALVVLVDGELCWFSERGGRSLLTFTDDPDANRAAAVALAELVSARRVASLLVERANGVSVLTPDGPAAVALDALVEAGFSRTPRGLRLR from the coding sequence GTGAGCAGTTTTTCGCCGGCGCCGGGCCTGACGCGATTCAGCGCGATCACCCGTGACTGGTTCGCCAGCACCTTCGCCGCGCCCACCACCGCGCAGGCGCAGGCGTGGACGGCGATCGCCAACGGCGACAACACGCTCGTCATCGCTCCGACCGGCTCGGGCAAGACGCTGGCCGCTTTCCTGTGGGCACTCGATAGCCTGGCGGCTGCGCCGGATCGGCCGCGCGGCACCCGGGTGCTGTATGTGTCGCCGCTCAAAGCGCTCGCGGTGGACGTCGAACGCAACCTGCGCACTCCCCTGGCCGGGCTGACCCGACTCGCGCAGGCCCGCAGCCTGCCCGCGCCCGAGATCGGCGTGGGCGTTCGGTCCGGAGACACTCCGCCGGCGCTGCGCCGCCAGCTCATCAACTCACCGCCCGACGTGCTGATCACCACCCCCGAGTCGCTGTTCCTGATGCTGACCTCGGCGGCCCGCGAGACCCTGGCCGGCGTACAGACGGTCATCGTCGACGAAATCCACGCCATCGCGGCCACCAAGCGAGGCGCGCATCTTGCGCTCTCGCTGGAAAGGCTCGACGAACTGCGCGAGGGGCGGGGAGCCCAGCGCATCGGACTGTCGGCTACCGTGCGCCCCCCGGAGGAGCTGGCCCGGTTCCTGTCCGGGCAGTCCCCTACCACGATCGTGGCGCCGCCGTCGGCCAAGACGGTCGAGCTGTCGGTGCAGGTGCCGGTGCCCGACATGGCCAACCTGGCCAACAACTCCATCTGGCCCGATGTCGAGGCGCGCCTGGTCGACCTGATCGAATCGCACAACTCGACCATCGTATTCGCCAACTCCCGGCGGCTGGCCGAGCGACTTACCGCACGGCTCAACGAGATTCACGCTGAGCGCGCCGGAGTCGAGCTGCCGACGGGAGGCAATACGCAGGTCGCCGGCGGCGCCCCGGCCTACGTGATGGGCAGCGGGCAGAGCTTCGGCGCGCCCACGTTGCTGGCCCGCGCGCACCACGGATCGGTCAGCAAGGAACAGCGCGCGATCGTCGAGGAGGACCTCAAAAGCGGGCAGCTCAAAGCGGTCGTCGCGACCTCCAGTCTCGAACTGGGCATCGACATGGGCGCGGTCGATCTGGTGATCCAGGTGGAGGCACCGCCGTCGGTGGCCAGCGGCCTGCAACGGATCGGGCGCGCCGGCCACCAGGTCGGTGAGGTGTCGCGCGGTGTGTTGTTCCCGAAGCACCGCACCGACCTGATCGGCTGCGCGGTGAGCGTGCAGCGGATGCTCACCGGGCAGATCGAGACCATGCGGGTGCCGGCCAACCCGCTCGACATCCTGGCCCAGCACACCGTGGCCGCCGCCGCGCTGGAGCCCCTGGATGCCGACCGCTGGTTCGACACCGTGCGGCGCAGCGCGCCGTTCGCGACGTTGCCGCGCAGCGTGTTCGAGGCGACGCTGGATCTGCTGTCCGGCAAATACCCGTCGACCGATTTCGCCGAGCTTCGGCCGCGGCTGGTCTACGACCGCGATAGCGGCACGCTCACCGCCCGGCCCGGCGCCCAACGGCTGGCCGTCACCTCCGGCGGCGCCATTCCCGACCGCGGGCTGTTCACCGTCTACCTCGCCACCGATTCCGAAAAGCCTTCGCGGGTAGGCGAACTCGATGAAGAGATGGTCTACGAGTCGCGGCCCGGCGACGTCATCTCGCTAGGCGCCACCAGTTGGCGCATCGTGGAGATCACCCACGACCGGGTGCTGGTCGTGCCCGCGCCCGGGCAGCCCGCCCGGTTGCCGTTCTGGCGTGGCGACGACGCGGGCCGCCCCGCCGAGCTCGGCGCCGCGCTCGGCGCGCTCACCGGCGAGCTGGCCGCCCTCACCCGCGACGAATTCGACAAGCGCTGTGCGGGTTGGGGTTTCGACGAATACGCGCGGGACAACCTGTGGGGGCTGCTGGACGAGCAACGGACCGCGACCCAGGTGGTCCCCACCGATATGACGTTGCTGGTGGAGCGGTTCCGGGACGAGCTGGGCGACTGGCGGGTCGTCCTGCACTCGCCCTACGGGCTGCAGGTGCACGGCCCGCTCGCGCTGGCGGTCGGCCGGCGGCTGCGGGAACGCTACGGCCTCGACGAGAAGCCGACCGCCTCCGACGACGGCATCGTGGTGCGGCTGCCCGATACCGGCTTTTCCACCGACGGCGATAGCCCGCCCGGAGCCGAGCTGTTCGTGTTCGACCCCGACGAGATCGACCCGATCGTCACTGCGGAAGTCGGCGAATCCGCGCTGTTCGCTTCGCGGTTCCGGGAGTCGGCCGCCCGGGCCCTGCTGCTGCCCCGACGCCATCCGGGACGCCGTTCGCCGTTGTGGCAGCAGCGACAACGCGCCGCGCAGCTGTTGGCGGTCGCGCGCAAGTATCCCGATTTCCCGATCGTGCTCGAGACCATCCGCGAATGTCTGCAGGACGTCTACGACGTGCCGACTTTGACCAACCTGATGGCGCAGATCGGCCAGCGCAAGGTGCGGGTGGTCGAGGTCGAGACGCCCCGTCCATCCCCTTTCGCCGCGTCGCTGCTGTTCGGCTACGTCGGCGCGTTCATGTACGAGGGCGACGTGCCGCTGGCCGAGCGGCGGGCGGCGGCCCTGTCGCTGGACAGCTCCCTGCTGGCCGAACTGCTCGGCCGGGTCGAACTGCGCGAGCTGCTCGACCCCGACGTCATCGCCGGCACCGGGCGCCAGCTGCAGCACCTCTCCTCCGATCGGGCCGCGCGGGATGCCGAGGGCGTCGCCGACCTGCTCCGGCTACTGGGCCCGCTGACCGAGGAGGAAGTGGCAGCGCGGGCAAGCGCCGCGGACGTCGGGGGCTGGCTGGAAGGTCTGCGCGCCACCCGCCGGGCGCTGACCGTGTCGTTCGCCGGGCGCAGCTGGTGGGTTGCCGTCGAGGACATCGGCCGGCTGCGCGACGGGGTCGGGGCGGCGGTCCCGGTGGGACTGCCGGCGGCGTTCACCGAATCGGTGGCCGACCCGCTGGGCGAGCTGCTCGGCCGGTACGCGCGCACCCACACACCGTTCACCACTGCCGAAGCGGCCGGCCGCTTCGGCCTGGGATTGCGGGTGACCGCCGACGTGCTGGGCCGCCTGGCCGCCGACGGCCGGCTGGTGCGCGGGGAGTTCGTCGCCGCGCCCACCGGTGGCGCGGGATCCGAGCAGTGGTGCGACGCCGACGTGCTGCGGATTCTGCGGCGCCGTTCGCTGGCCGCGCTGCGCGCACAGGTCGAGCCGGTCAGCACCGCCGCCTACGGGCGTTTCCTGCCGGCCTGGCATCAGGTGGGGACCTCCGAAACCGGGGTGGACCGGCTGGCGGCCGTGATAGACCAGCTGGCCGGGGTGCGGATACCTGCGTCGGCGCTGGAGCCGCTGGTGCTGGCGCCGCGCGTGCGCGACTACTCCCCCGCCATGCTCGACGAGTTGCTCGCCACCGGCGAGGTCACCTGGTCGGGTGCGGGGTCGATCTCGGGCAGCGACGGCTGGGTCGCGCTGCACGTCACGGCTTCGGGGGCCGACTCCCTGCCGCTGACCCTGGCACCGGCCGCCGAGATCGAGTTCACCGTCGTGCACCGGGGCATCCTGGACGCGCTGTCCGGTGGCGGCGCGTACTTCTTCCGTCAGCTCGCCGGGGCCGGCGGCTCCGAGGCTGAGTTGAAGGCGGCACTCTGGGAGCTCGTCTGGGCCGGTTGGGTCACCGGCGACACGTTCGCACCGGTGCGCGCGCTGCTGGGTGGCAGCACAGGCGCGCGTAAACGCTCGGCGCCCGCGCACCGCAGCCAGCGGGCGCCGCGGCTGAGCCGCTACAGCGTTGCGCACGCGCAGGTCCGCTCCGCCGACCCGACGGTGGCCGGGCGGTGGTCGGCGTTGCCCGCGCCGGAGCCGGACTCCACGCTGCGGGCACATTTCCAGGCCGAGCTGCTGTTGAACCGGCACGGGGTGCTGACCAAGGGCGCGGTGGCCGCCGAGGGCGTGCCTGGCGGATTCGCCACGCTGTACAAGGTGCTCAGCGGTTTCGAAGATGCCGGGCGCTGCCAGCGCGGCTATTTCGTCGAGTCCCTGGGCGGTGCGCAGTTCGCCGTCGCCTCGACGGTTGACCGGTTGCGCAGCTATCTCGACGGCATCGACCCGCAACGTCCGGACTACCGCGCCGTCGTCCTGGCGGCGACCGACCCGGCCAACCCTTACGGCGCGGCGCTGCCCTGGCCCAGTTCGCAGGCCGAGGGGTCGGCGCGGCCGGGCCGCAAGGCCGGGGCGCTGGTGGTCCTGGTGGACGGCGAGCTGTGCTGGTTCTCCGAACGCGGCGGACGGTCGCTGCTCACATTCACCGACGACCCGGATGCCAACCGCGCTGCGGCCGTGGCGCTGGCCGAACTCGTTTCGGCCCGGCGGGTGGCGTCCCTGCTGGTCGAGCGGGCCAACGGGGTGTCGGTGCTGACGCCCGACGGGCCGGCCGCGGTCGCGCTCGACGCGCTGGTCGAGGCCGGTTTCTCCCGGACGCCGCGCGGGTTGCGGCTGAGGTAA
- a CDS encoding TetR/AcrR family transcriptional regulator: MATARRRLSPEDRRAELLALGAEVFGKRPYDEVRIDEIAERAGVSRALMYHYFPDKRAFFAAVVKDEADRLYAATNTQPSPGMTMFEEIRMGVLAYMAYHEQNPEAAWAAYVGLGRSDPVLLGIDDEAKNRQMQHIMTRIAEVVGGIPGQAALEAEVERDLRVILNGWLAFTFETCRQRIMDQTLEADRLADACAHTLLDAIARVKDIPPQLAEAMATARFKPQV; this comes from the coding sequence ATGGCGACAGCCAGGAGGCGGTTATCCCCCGAGGATCGACGCGCCGAACTGCTCGCTCTGGGGGCGGAAGTCTTCGGTAAGCGACCCTACGACGAGGTGCGGATCGACGAGATTGCCGAGCGCGCCGGTGTTTCGCGTGCGCTCATGTACCACTACTTCCCTGACAAGCGGGCGTTCTTCGCCGCGGTGGTCAAGGACGAAGCGGACCGGCTCTACGCGGCGACCAACACCCAGCCATCCCCCGGCATGACGATGTTCGAGGAGATCCGGATGGGCGTGCTGGCCTACATGGCCTACCACGAACAGAATCCGGAGGCCGCCTGGGCGGCATACGTGGGACTCGGCCGCTCCGACCCGGTCCTGCTCGGCATCGACGACGAGGCCAAGAACCGCCAGATGCAACACATCATGACCCGCATCGCGGAAGTGGTGGGTGGCATACCCGGACAGGCGGCGCTGGAGGCCGAGGTCGAACGCGACCTGCGGGTCATCCTGAACGGCTGGCTGGCGTTCACCTTCGAAACCTGCCGGCAGCGGATCATGGATCAGACGCTGGAAGCCGACCGGCTCGCCGACGCCTGCGCGCACACGCTGCTGGACGCGATCGCCCGCGTCAAAGACATCCCGCCGCAACTGGCCGAGGCGATGGCGACCGCACGCTTCAAGCCGCAGGTTTAG
- the usfY gene encoding protein UsfY: protein MGDTFRDPVDHLRTTRPLAGESLIDVLHWPGYFLVVAGIIGGVGSLAAFATGHHSQGVTSGIAAAVVAVIGALWLAVEHARIRRIADRWYAQHPEVQRQRLAS, encoded by the coding sequence ATGGGGGACACATTTCGTGACCCCGTCGACCACTTACGGACGACGCGGCCACTTGCCGGCGAATCGTTGATCGACGTCCTGCACTGGCCGGGGTACTTCCTGGTGGTGGCCGGGATCATCGGCGGCGTCGGCTCGCTTGCGGCCTTCGCCACCGGACACCACTCGCAGGGCGTTACCTCAGGCATCGCGGCGGCCGTCGTCGCGGTGATCGGCGCCCTCTGGCTGGCCGTCGAGCACGCGCGGATCCGTAGGATCGCCGACCGCTGGTACGCCCAGCACCCGGAAGTCCAGCGTCAAAGGCTGGCGAGCTAA
- a CDS encoding ATP-binding protein, which translates to MTDADQRADGRQRGYRAVELNVAARLENLAMLRTLVGAIGTFEDLDFDAVADLRLAVDEACTRLIRSATPGAILTLVVDPRDDELVVEASAACDTHDVVAPGSFSWHVLTSLADDVQTFHDGREPDAAGSVFGISLTARRAAPSK; encoded by the coding sequence ATGACCGATGCGGATCAGCGCGCTGACGGGCGCCAACGCGGATACCGCGCCGTCGAATTGAACGTTGCCGCACGCCTGGAGAATCTGGCCATGCTGCGCACGTTGGTCGGTGCCATCGGCACCTTCGAAGACCTGGATTTCGACGCCGTGGCGGACCTGCGGCTGGCGGTCGACGAAGCGTGCACGCGTCTGATCCGTTCGGCCACACCCGGTGCGATCCTGACCCTGGTGGTGGACCCGCGCGACGATGAGCTCGTGGTCGAGGCCTCCGCGGCCTGCGACACCCACGACGTGGTGGCGCCGGGCAGCTTCAGCTGGCATGTCCTGACCTCCCTGGCCGATGATGTCCAGACTTTCCATGACGGTCGCGAACCCGATGCAGCGGGCAGTGTCTTCGGCATCTCGTTGACCGCGCGACGGGCGGCCCCCAGTAAGTGA
- a CDS encoding RNA polymerase sigma factor SigF, with product MTEQTAGGSNSRPNEYADVPDMFRELAGFTAGSAEFQRHQDKIVERCLPLADHIARRFEGRGEPRDDLIQVARVGLVNAVVRFDVETGSDFVSFAVPTIMGEVRRHFRDNSWSVKVPRRLKELHLRLGTATAELSQRLGRAPTATELAAELGMDRAEVVEGLVAGSSYNTLSIDSGGGNEDDDARAIADTLGDVDQGLDRIENREALRPLLEALPERERMVLVLRFFESMTQTQIAERVGISQMHVSRLLAKSLARLRDQLE from the coding sequence TTGACAGAGCAAACTGCCGGCGGTTCCAATTCGCGTCCCAACGAATACGCCGATGTCCCGGACATGTTCCGCGAGCTGGCCGGCTTCACCGCCGGCTCGGCGGAATTCCAGCGCCACCAGGACAAGATCGTGGAGCGCTGCCTGCCGCTGGCCGACCACATCGCACGGCGGTTCGAGGGGCGTGGCGAGCCACGCGATGACCTGATCCAGGTCGCACGCGTCGGTCTGGTCAATGCCGTCGTCCGCTTCGACGTCGAAACCGGTTCGGATTTCGTCTCTTTTGCGGTGCCCACCATCATGGGCGAGGTCCGTCGCCACTTCCGCGACAACAGCTGGTCGGTCAAGGTTCCGCGCCGGCTGAAGGAACTACACCTCCGGCTGGGCACCGCCACCGCCGAGTTGTCGCAGCGGTTGGGTCGCGCGCCCACCGCAACCGAACTCGCCGCCGAGCTGGGTATGGACCGGGCCGAGGTGGTCGAGGGCCTGGTTGCCGGCAGCTCCTACAACACGCTGTCCATCGACAGTGGTGGCGGCAATGAAGACGACGATGCGCGCGCCATCGCCGACACCCTGGGCGACGTCGACCAGGGCCTGGATCGCATCGAGAACCGCGAGGCGCTGCGCCCGTTGCTGGAGGCGCTGCCGGAGCGGGAACGAATGGTGTTGGTACTGCGGTTCTTCGAGTCGATGACGCAGACGCAGATCGCCGAGCGGGTGGGCATCTCGCAGATGCACGTGTCCCGGTTGCTGGCGAAATCGCTAGCTCGACTCCGGGATCAGTTGGAGTAG
- a CDS encoding STAS domain-containing protein — translation MSISQTWLKCENAEFTAQWEHGSGTVSAYGELDAANADLLAEYVARCIKHCRWLTLDLTGLKFIGTAGFSALHRINVGCSGADVRWAMVPSVAVSRLLRICDPDGVLPVTEPKRSAQSRLLQLIPESS, via the coding sequence ATGTCTATATCCCAAACCTGGCTCAAATGCGAAAACGCCGAGTTCACCGCCCAGTGGGAACACGGTTCGGGCACGGTCAGCGCGTACGGCGAGCTTGATGCCGCCAACGCCGACCTGCTCGCCGAATACGTCGCGCGCTGCATCAAGCACTGCCGCTGGCTGACACTGGATCTGACCGGCCTGAAATTCATTGGCACAGCCGGTTTTTCGGCTTTGCACCGGATCAATGTGGGGTGCTCGGGCGCCGATGTGCGATGGGCGATGGTGCCCAGTGTGGCCGTGTCCCGGCTACTGCGCATCTGCGACCCGGACGGCGTGCTGCCGGTCACCGAGCCGAAGCGGTCCGCTCAGTCGCGGCTACTCCAACTGATCCCGGAGTCGAGCTAG
- a CDS encoding acetyl/propionyl/methylcrotonyl-CoA carboxylase subunit alpha → MPSHASSRISKVLVANRGEIAVRVIRAARDAGLASVAVYAEPDAEAPHVSLADEAFALGGQTSAESYLDFGKLLDAAAKSGANAVHPGYGFLSENADFAQAVIDAGLIWIGPSPQSIRDLGDKVTARHIAARAQAPLVPGTPDPVKDADEVVAFAQEYGVPIAIKAAFGGGGRGMKVARTIEEIPELFESATREAVAAFGRGECFVERYLDKPRHVEAQVIADQHGNVIVAGTRDCSLQRRFQKLVEEAPAPFLTDAQRKEIHESAKRICKEAHYYGAGTVEYLVGQDGLISFLEVNTRLQVEHPVTEETAGIDLVLQQFKIANGEKLDITEDPTPRGHAIEFRINGEDAGRGFLPAPGPVTKFHPPSGPGVRLDSGVETGSVIGGQFDSMLAKLIVYGADRHEALARARRALDEFQVEGLATVIPFHRAVVSDPAFIGDDDGFTVHTRWIETEWDNQIEPFTGGEPIDEEESRPRHKVVVEVDGRRVEVSLPGDLALSNGAPDAVGVVRRKPKPRKRGAHSGATASGDAVTAPMQGTVVKVAVEEGQEVAAGDLVVVLEAMKMENPVTAHKDGVITGLAVEPGAAITQGTVLAEIK, encoded by the coding sequence GTGCCCAGTCACGCCAGCTCGAGGATCTCCAAGGTTCTGGTCGCAAACCGCGGTGAGATCGCGGTCCGGGTGATCCGGGCGGCCCGGGACGCCGGACTGGCCAGCGTGGCTGTTTACGCCGAACCCGACGCCGAGGCGCCGCACGTCAGCCTCGCCGACGAGGCGTTCGCACTGGGCGGGCAGACCTCGGCCGAGTCCTACCTGGACTTCGGCAAACTACTGGACGCGGCCGCCAAGTCGGGCGCGAACGCCGTGCACCCCGGCTACGGCTTCCTCTCGGAGAACGCCGACTTCGCCCAGGCGGTGATCGACGCCGGGCTGATCTGGATCGGGCCGAGCCCGCAGTCGATCCGCGACCTCGGCGACAAGGTCACCGCCCGCCACATCGCCGCGCGCGCCCAGGCCCCGCTCGTGCCCGGCACGCCGGATCCGGTCAAGGACGCCGACGAGGTGGTCGCCTTCGCGCAGGAGTACGGCGTGCCGATCGCCATCAAGGCCGCCTTCGGCGGTGGTGGACGCGGCATGAAGGTGGCCCGCACCATCGAGGAGATCCCTGAGCTGTTCGAGTCGGCCACGCGTGAGGCCGTCGCAGCCTTCGGTCGCGGCGAGTGCTTCGTGGAGCGCTACCTCGACAAGCCCCGCCACGTCGAGGCGCAGGTGATCGCCGACCAGCACGGCAACGTCATCGTGGCCGGCACCCGCGACTGCTCGCTGCAGCGCCGCTTCCAGAAGCTGGTCGAGGAGGCGCCGGCGCCGTTCCTGACCGACGCGCAGCGCAAGGAGATCCACGAATCGGCCAAGCGGATCTGCAAAGAGGCGCACTACTACGGCGCCGGGACCGTCGAGTACCTGGTGGGCCAGGACGGCCTGATCTCCTTCCTCGAGGTCAACACCCGTCTGCAGGTCGAGCACCCGGTCACCGAGGAGACCGCGGGCATCGACCTGGTGCTGCAGCAGTTCAAGATCGCCAACGGCGAGAAGCTGGACATCACCGAGGACCCGACGCCCCGTGGCCACGCCATCGAATTCCGGATCAACGGCGAAGACGCCGGACGCGGCTTCCTGCCCGCCCCTGGCCCGGTCACCAAGTTCCACCCGCCGAGCGGCCCCGGTGTCCGGCTGGACTCCGGCGTCGAGACCGGCTCGGTGATCGGCGGCCAGTTCGACTCGATGCTGGCCAAGCTCATCGTGTACGGCGCCGACCGTCACGAGGCCCTGGCGCGCGCCCGTCGCGCCCTGGACGAGTTCCAGGTCGAGGGGCTGGCAACGGTGATCCCGTTCCACCGCGCCGTGGTCTCCGACCCGGCGTTCATCGGTGACGACGACGGCTTCACCGTGCACACCCGCTGGATCGAGACGGAGTGGGACAACCAGATCGAGCCCTTCACCGGCGGGGAACCCATCGACGAGGAAGAGAGCCGACCACGGCACAAGGTGGTTGTCGAGGTCGACGGCCGCCGGGTCGAGGTTTCGCTGCCCGGGGATCTGGCGCTGTCCAACGGCGCGCCCGACGCCGTGGGGGTGGTGCGCCGCAAGCCCAAGCCGCGCAAGCGGGGTGCGCACTCAGGTGCAACGGCCTCCGGTGACGCGGTGACGGCACCCATGCAGGGCACCGTCGTGAAGGTCGCCGTGGAGGAAGGCCAGGAGGTCGCCGCCGGAGACCTGGTGGTGGTCCTGGAGGCGATGAAGATGGAGAACCCCGTCACCGCGCACAAGGACGGTGTGATCACCGGCCTGGCCGTGGAACCCGGTGCCGCCATCACTCAGGGCACGGTGCTCGCCGAGATCAAGTAG
- a CDS encoding SufE family protein, producing the protein MSMPAPLAEVVSDFAEVQGQDKLQLLLEFANELPQLPPDLAEAAMEPVPECQSPLFLHVDASDPQRVRLHFSAPAEAPTTRGFAAILAAGLDEQPADAILAVPEDFYTELGLAALISPLRLRGMSAMLARIKRRLRDGA; encoded by the coding sequence ATGAGCATGCCGGCGCCCCTGGCGGAAGTGGTGTCCGACTTCGCCGAGGTCCAGGGCCAGGACAAGCTGCAGCTGCTACTGGAGTTCGCCAACGAGCTTCCCCAGTTGCCGCCCGATCTGGCCGAGGCGGCGATGGAGCCGGTCCCCGAGTGTCAGTCGCCGCTGTTTCTGCATGTCGACGCCAGCGACCCGCAGCGGGTGCGACTGCACTTCAGCGCTCCCGCCGAAGCACCCACCACCCGCGGATTTGCCGCCATCCTGGCGGCGGGGCTGGACGAGCAACCGGCCGACGCGATCCTGGCGGTGCCGGAGGATTTCTACACGGAACTCGGTCTGGCCGCTCTGATCAGCCCACTTCGGCTGCGCGGTATGTCGGCGATGCTGGCGCGAATCAAGAGGCGGCTGCGCGACGGCGCCTGA
- a CDS encoding sulfurtransferase — MPLPPDPSPTLQAYAHPERLVTADWLSAHLGSPGLAIVESDEDVLLYDVGHIPGAVKIDWHTDLNDPRVRDYINGEQFAALMDSKGIARDDTVVIYGDKSNWWAAYALWVFTLFGHPDVRLLNGGRDLWLSERRDTTLDVPHRTSSGYPVVQRNDAPIRAYKDDVLQALGSEPLIDVRSPDEYTGKRTHMPDYPEEGALRAGHIPTARSIPWGKAADENGRFRSREELDELYGFLEPDDKTIVYCRIGERSSHTWFVLTHLLGKPGVRNYDGSWTEWGNTVRVPIVAGSDPGAVTG; from the coding sequence GTGCCGCTTCCACCCGATCCCAGCCCCACCCTGCAGGCCTACGCCCATCCCGAACGGCTCGTCACCGCCGACTGGCTGTCCGCCCACCTGGGCTCGCCCGGTCTGGCGATCGTCGAATCCGACGAGGACGTGTTGCTCTACGACGTCGGCCACATCCCCGGCGCCGTCAAGATCGACTGGCACACCGACCTCAATGACCCGCGCGTGCGCGACTACATCAACGGCGAGCAGTTCGCCGCGCTGATGGACAGCAAGGGCATCGCCCGCGATGACACCGTGGTGATCTACGGGGACAAAAGCAACTGGTGGGCGGCCTACGCGTTGTGGGTCTTCACCTTGTTCGGTCACCCCGATGTGCGGTTGCTCAACGGTGGACGCGATCTCTGGCTGTCCGAGCGGCGCGACACCACGCTGGACGTCCCGCACCGGACCTCGTCCGGCTATCCGGTCGTACAGCGCAACGACGCACCGATACGCGCCTACAAGGACGACGTGTTACAAGCCCTGGGCAGCGAGCCGCTGATCGACGTGCGCTCCCCCGACGAATACACCGGCAAGCGCACCCACATGCCCGACTACCCCGAAGAAGGGGCGCTGCGCGCCGGCCACATCCCCACCGCGCGCTCCATCCCGTGGGGCAAGGCGGCCGATGAGAACGGGCGCTTCCGCAGCCGCGAGGAATTGGACGAGCTGTACGGGTTCCTCGAGCCCGACGACAAGACCATCGTCTACTGCCGCATCGGCGAGCGATCCAGCCACACCTGGTTCGTGCTGACCCATCTGCTGGGCAAGCCGGGCGTGCGCAACTACGACGGTTCGTGGACCGAGTGGGGCAACACCGTGCGGGTGCCGATCGTCGCGGGGTCCGACCCCGGAGCCGTCACCGGCTGA
- a CDS encoding pyridoxamine 5'-phosphate oxidase family protein has protein sequence MATWTEFTAQAPQISATFSRRHRAARNLCMLATLRSDGFPRISPMEPRIFEDTLWISGMPDTTKYRDLQRDPRLCLHTATVDTEVTDGDAKLWGRAYTVPYGDQHQRFADALFDDIGLDLRGQEFDLIGVDLTGASAVHVSDGHLDVTIWKPGQAERVVRKH, from the coding sequence ATGGCTACCTGGACCGAATTCACCGCGCAGGCACCACAGATCTCCGCCACCTTCAGCCGCCGCCATCGCGCCGCGCGCAACCTGTGCATGCTGGCCACGCTTCGCTCAGACGGCTTCCCGCGGATCAGCCCGATGGAGCCGCGGATATTCGAGGACACGCTGTGGATCTCCGGCATGCCGGACACTACGAAATACCGTGACCTGCAACGGGACCCGAGGTTGTGCCTGCACACCGCGACGGTCGACACCGAGGTCACCGACGGCGACGCGAAGCTGTGGGGCCGGGCCTACACGGTGCCCTACGGCGATCAGCATCAGCGCTTCGCCGACGCATTGTTCGACGACATAGGCCTGGATCTTCGCGGCCAGGAGTTCGACCTCATCGGCGTCGACCTCACCGGGGCGTCGGCGGTCCACGTCAGCGACGGCCACCTGGACGTCACCATCTGGAAGCCGGGACAGGCCGAGCGGGTGGTGCGCAAGCACTGA